A window of Tautonia plasticadhaerens contains these coding sequences:
- a CDS encoding DUF1549 and DUF1553 domain-containing protein: MGRRSVIAAILLMTMTAGTSSRAGDVTDATLRVTPELVRLDGTSDRQRLVVVGEDDGRMVDLTRLVTFRSTCPEMVQVDEGGIVRPLADGEAEVVATLDGREAWVRVHVSGMGEQMPPTFERDVMPLLTRLGCNSGPCHGKQRGQNGFQLSLLGFDPSFDHNALTKEARGRRVFPASPDQSLTLLKATAAVPHGGGKRIDPEGEEYGTIRRWIDEGMRRDPEGAPTVAGLDIWPTERSLAASDEQQVIVTARYSDGSTADVTHLAAFQSNESAVVSVDERGLIRAGERPGEAAISARFEGHFATCAVRIPLEGEVPDSLYEDLPKSNFIDGLVWDKLRTLGLTPSPTTDDATFLRRAHLDAIGRLPTPEETRAFLDDPSPEKRAVLVDRLLDRPEYADSWATKWMDLLRPNPYRVGIKSVWNLDAWIRRAFREEMPYDEFVRTIVAAQGSTFAEGPATIFRDRREPEELTTMVSQLFLGIRLECAKCHHHPFEVWGQGDFYGFAAYFAEVGRKGTGLSPPISGSEEVVFASGKGSVSHPLTGEKMDPAPLFGEAPEADDDPRTALASWMTDPDNPYFSRVIVNRVWADLMGVGLVTPVDDLRATNPPTNPELLDALADDFVRSGYDQKHLIRTIMTSRAYGLDSLPDERNVSDVRNYARHVRKRLPAEVLIDAICDVTGVPEDYDAAAPGTRATQIWTHRVPSTFLDTFGRPDANQDPPCERMPDTSVTQVLHLMNAPSLHDKITDDDGLAARLADSDLEPDAIVEDIYLRTYCRPPTDDERAVALALFDEPETGRRQAAEDLLWALINSAEFLFIN, encoded by the coding sequence ATGGGACGACGATCCGTCATCGCCGCGATCCTGCTGATGACCATGACCGCGGGCACATCCTCCCGCGCCGGCGATGTGACCGATGCGACCCTCCGGGTCACCCCGGAGCTGGTCCGCCTCGACGGCACCTCCGACCGGCAACGGCTCGTGGTCGTCGGGGAGGACGACGGCCGGATGGTCGACTTGACCCGCCTCGTCACCTTCAGATCGACCTGCCCCGAGATGGTCCAGGTCGACGAGGGCGGCATCGTCCGGCCCCTCGCCGACGGCGAGGCGGAGGTCGTCGCCACCCTCGACGGCCGGGAGGCATGGGTCCGGGTCCACGTCTCCGGGATGGGCGAGCAGATGCCGCCGACCTTCGAGCGAGACGTGATGCCCCTGCTCACCCGGCTGGGCTGCAACTCCGGCCCCTGCCACGGGAAGCAGCGCGGGCAGAACGGCTTCCAGCTCTCGCTGCTCGGCTTCGACCCCTCCTTCGACCACAACGCCCTCACCAAGGAAGCCCGGGGCCGTCGCGTCTTCCCCGCCTCCCCCGACCAGAGCCTCACCCTGCTGAAGGCCACCGCGGCCGTCCCCCACGGCGGCGGCAAGCGGATCGACCCCGAGGGCGAGGAATACGGGACGATCCGGCGCTGGATCGACGAGGGGATGCGACGCGACCCCGAGGGCGCCCCCACCGTCGCCGGCCTCGACATCTGGCCGACCGAGCGGAGCCTCGCCGCCTCGGACGAGCAACAGGTGATCGTCACCGCCCGATACTCCGACGGCTCGACCGCCGACGTCACCCACCTGGCCGCCTTCCAGTCCAACGAGTCCGCCGTCGTCTCCGTCGACGAGCGAGGGCTCATCCGGGCGGGCGAGCGACCCGGGGAGGCCGCCATCAGCGCCCGGTTCGAGGGCCACTTCGCCACCTGCGCCGTCCGGATCCCGCTGGAGGGGGAGGTCCCCGACTCGCTTTACGAGGATTTGCCGAAGTCCAACTTCATCGACGGCCTCGTCTGGGACAAGCTCCGGACCCTCGGTTTGACCCCGTCCCCCACCACCGACGACGCCACCTTCCTCCGCCGCGCCCATCTCGACGCCATCGGCCGGCTCCCGACCCCGGAGGAGACCCGGGCCTTCCTCGACGACCCCTCCCCCGAGAAGCGGGCCGTGCTGGTCGACCGCCTGCTCGACCGCCCCGAGTATGCCGACTCCTGGGCGACCAAGTGGATGGACCTCCTCCGGCCCAATCCCTACCGCGTCGGCATCAAGTCCGTGTGGAACCTCGACGCCTGGATCCGCCGCGCCTTCCGGGAGGAGATGCCCTACGACGAGTTCGTCCGCACCATCGTCGCCGCCCAGGGCAGCACCTTCGCCGAGGGCCCCGCCACCATCTTCCGGGACCGTCGGGAGCCCGAGGAGCTGACTACCATGGTCAGCCAGCTCTTCCTCGGCATCCGGCTCGAATGCGCCAAGTGCCACCACCACCCCTTCGAGGTCTGGGGCCAGGGCGATTTCTACGGCTTCGCCGCCTACTTCGCCGAGGTCGGCCGCAAGGGGACCGGCCTCTCGCCCCCGATCAGCGGCAGCGAGGAGGTCGTCTTCGCCTCCGGCAAGGGCTCCGTCTCCCACCCCCTGACCGGGGAGAAGATGGACCCCGCCCCCCTCTTCGGCGAGGCCCCGGAAGCCGACGACGACCCCCGGACGGCCCTCGCCTCGTGGATGACCGACCCGGACAACCCCTACTTCTCCCGGGTCATCGTCAATCGGGTCTGGGCCGACCTCATGGGCGTCGGCCTCGTCACCCCCGTCGACGACCTCCGCGCCACCAACCCGCCCACCAATCCCGAGCTGCTCGACGCCCTGGCCGACGACTTCGTCCGGAGCGGCTACGACCAGAAGCACCTGATCCGCACGATCATGACCTCCCGGGCCTACGGGCTCGACTCCCTACCGGACGAGCGGAACGTCAGCGACGTCCGCAACTACGCCCGGCACGTCCGCAAGCGGCTGCCCGCCGAGGTCCTCATCGACGCCATCTGCGACGTGACCGGCGTCCCCGAGGATTATGACGCCGCCGCCCCCGGCACCCGGGCCACCCAGATCTGGACCCACCGCGTCCCCTCCACCTTCCTCGACACCTTCGGCCGGCCGGACGCCAACCAGGACCCCCCCTGCGAACGGATGCCCGACACCTCCGTCACGCAGGTCCTCCACCTGATGAACGCCCCGAGCCTGCACGACAAGATCACCGACGACGACGGCCTCGCCGCGCGGCTCGCCGACAGCGACCTGGAGCCCGACGCCATCGTCGAGGACATCTACCTCCGCACCTACTGCCGACCCCCGACCGACGACGAGCGGGCCGTCGCCCTGGCCCTCTTCGACGAGCCCGAGACCGGCCGCCGCCAGGCCGCCGAGGACCTGCTATGGGCCCTCATCAACTCCGCCGAATTCCTGTTCATCAACTGA
- a CDS encoding PSD1 and planctomycete cytochrome C domain-containing protein — MTRPTRASALLPAFLSCSALLVALGPESRAEDEAPVSFSRQIRPLLSDACFECHGPDAARREAGLRLDTSDGVTADLGGYSAVVPGSPDESELYLRITEEVADLRMPPPGHNTSLDADQIELLRRWIEEGAPWEDHWAFAPPERPELPPNKDGSWPRNPIDRFVLSPLERDGIAPSPEADRATLIRRASLDVIGLPPTPDEVAAFLEDDRPDAYDRLIERLLSSPHYGERWGRLWLDMARYADSNGYSIDAPREIWLYRDWVIDSLNRDFPFDEFTVDQIAGDLRPEPDTPQVVATGFHRNTPINQEGGIDREQFRIESVIDRVNTTGTVWLGLTVGCAQCHDHKYDPISQLDYYRMFAFLNTVDEPTIPVASPEAIALREAIEAEVAAYLSGIERDPELLALQKAWEEGLDAPSRQRQSQEVREAFDATPFAKRTPEANRVVFAAFIDQSDAPGVKSHREAIEALRTDLPEIPTTMVVREQASPRATHVLMGGDFTRPGEVVGPGVPAVLPPLETEEAGRPDRLDLARWIVAPDNPLTARVTVNRLWQAYFGRGIVETGEDFGTQGTPPSHPELLDWLATEFVERGWSLKAMHRLILTSATYRQSSDLRPDLAEVDPTNRRLARQSRIRIDAELIRDSALVASGLLNPEVGGPSVFPPQPDGVMSLGQVDREWVAAEGPDRTRRGLYTFFWRATPHPLLVGFDAPDGTFACTRRARSNTPLQALMLLNDRAFFEFARALADRVIAEGPDDDAGRLDLAVRLCLARSPDEAEADRLSALLDDLRARGSADADPAAAERDAWTTVARVLLNLDEFITRE; from the coding sequence ATGACGCGACCGACCCGGGCGTCGGCCCTCCTGCCCGCGTTCCTGAGCTGCTCGGCCCTGCTGGTCGCGCTCGGTCCCGAGTCCCGGGCCGAGGACGAGGCCCCGGTGAGCTTCTCCCGACAGATCCGCCCGCTGCTCTCCGACGCCTGCTTCGAGTGCCACGGCCCGGATGCCGCCCGTCGCGAGGCGGGCCTCCGCCTCGACACCTCCGACGGGGTTACCGCCGACCTCGGCGGCTACTCGGCCGTCGTCCCCGGCTCCCCCGACGAGAGCGAGCTGTATCTCCGGATCACCGAGGAGGTGGCCGACCTCCGGATGCCGCCGCCGGGCCACAATACCTCGCTGGACGCCGACCAGATCGAGTTGCTCCGGCGCTGGATCGAGGAGGGTGCCCCCTGGGAGGACCACTGGGCCTTCGCCCCCCCCGAGCGTCCCGAACTCCCCCCGAACAAGGACGGGTCCTGGCCCCGCAACCCGATCGACCGATTCGTCCTCTCCCCGCTGGAGCGGGACGGTATCGCCCCCTCCCCGGAGGCCGACCGCGCCACCTTAATCCGCCGCGCCAGCCTCGACGTGATCGGCCTCCCTCCCACACCCGACGAGGTCGCCGCGTTCCTCGAGGACGACCGCCCCGACGCCTATGACCGCCTGATCGAGCGCCTCCTCTCCAGCCCGCACTACGGCGAGCGTTGGGGCCGCCTCTGGCTCGACATGGCCCGCTATGCCGACTCCAACGGCTACAGCATCGACGCCCCCCGGGAGATCTGGCTTTACCGCGACTGGGTCATCGACTCCCTCAACCGCGACTTCCCCTTCGACGAGTTCACCGTCGACCAGATCGCCGGCGACCTCCGCCCCGAGCCCGACACCCCCCAGGTCGTCGCCACCGGCTTTCACCGCAACACGCCGATCAACCAGGAGGGGGGCATCGACCGGGAGCAATTCCGGATCGAGTCGGTGATCGACCGGGTCAACACGACCGGCACCGTCTGGCTCGGCCTCACCGTCGGCTGCGCCCAGTGTCACGACCACAAATATGACCCGATCTCCCAGCTCGACTACTATCGGATGTTCGCCTTCCTTAACACGGTGGACGAGCCGACCATCCCCGTCGCCTCCCCGGAGGCCATCGCCCTCCGGGAGGCCATCGAGGCCGAGGTGGCCGCCTATCTGTCGGGCATCGAGCGCGATCCCGAGTTGCTGGCGCTCCAGAAGGCCTGGGAGGAGGGACTCGACGCCCCCTCCCGACAGCGGCAATCCCAGGAGGTCCGGGAGGCGTTCGACGCCACCCCGTTCGCCAAGCGGACGCCCGAGGCCAACCGCGTCGTCTTCGCCGCGTTCATCGACCAGTCCGACGCACCGGGGGTGAAATCCCATCGCGAGGCGATCGAGGCGCTTCGGACGGACCTCCCGGAGATCCCGACCACGATGGTCGTCCGGGAGCAGGCGAGTCCCCGAGCGACCCACGTCCTGATGGGCGGCGACTTCACCCGACCGGGCGAGGTCGTCGGGCCCGGGGTCCCCGCCGTCCTGCCCCCTCTGGAAACCGAGGAGGCCGGGCGGCCGGATCGACTCGACCTGGCCCGCTGGATCGTCGCCCCCGACAATCCCCTGACCGCCCGGGTGACGGTCAACCGCCTCTGGCAGGCCTACTTCGGCCGCGGGATCGTCGAGACCGGCGAGGACTTCGGCACCCAGGGAACGCCCCCGAGCCACCCGGAGTTGCTCGACTGGCTGGCCACCGAGTTCGTCGAACGGGGTTGGAGCCTCAAGGCGATGCATCGGCTGATCCTCACGTCGGCCACGTATCGACAGTCCTCCGACCTGAGGCCGGACCTGGCCGAGGTCGACCCCACGAACCGGCGGCTGGCCCGGCAGTCCCGCATCCGGATCGACGCCGAGCTGATCCGAGACTCCGCCCTCGTCGCCAGCGGCCTGCTCAACCCCGAGGTCGGCGGCCCGAGCGTCTTCCCCCCCCAGCCCGACGGCGTGATGAGCCTCGGCCAGGTCGACCGCGAATGGGTCGCCGCCGAGGGGCCCGACCGCACCCGACGGGGCCTGTACACGTTCTTCTGGAGGGCGACGCCCCACCCCCTGCTCGTCGGCTTCGACGCCCCCGACGGCACCTTCGCCTGCACCCGTCGGGCCCGGTCGAACACGCCGCTGCAGGCGCTGATGCTCCTGAACGACCGGGCGTTCTTCGAGTTCGCCCGGGCCCTGGCCGATCGCGTGATCGCCGAGGGGCCGGACGACGACGCCGGCCGCCTCGACCTGGCCGTCCGCCTCTGCCTGGCCCGATCGCCCGACGAGGCGGAGGCCGATCGGCTCTCCGCCCTGCTGGACGACCTCCGCGCCCGGGGGTCGGCCGATGCCGACCCGGCCGCCGCCGAGCGGGATGCGTGGACGACCGTGGCCCGGGTCCTGCTCAACCTGGACGAATTCATCACCCGGGAATGA
- a CDS encoding DUF1501 domain-containing protein gives MNPIPPLLRSTRRHFFERCGVGLGSMALGSMLGGSPARGAGRDRSNDPLSPRPGHFAPRAKRVIFLFMAGGPSQLELFDYRPELQRLTDQPIPQSYLEGKRFAFMDTFAKEPPKLLGTRRKFDRHGESGAWVSECLPHTARVVDDLTFIKSMWTEPVNHAPAKLYFNAGTTQFGRPSMGSWVSYGIGSEADDLPGFVVLQSGPRGPRGGSVLWGSGFLPSAYQGVPFRNGPEPILDVSRPDDVSEAHQRAALDAIGDLNRHRLETTGDPEIATRIASYEMAFRMQTSAPELIDLAGESKATLNLYGVEPGTPSFAANCLLARRLVERGTRFVQLYHTNWDHHGGPTENLADSLDTVCRDVDRAGAALVTDLKARGLLEDTLVIWGGEFGRTPMGEVRENIGRNHHPDAFTMWLAGGGVKPGLTLGQTDEFGFSGVEDRVHVHDLQATILHLLGLDHERLTYRFQGRDFRLTDVGGRVVEKLLA, from the coding sequence ATGAACCCGATCCCCCCCCTGCTCCGTTCGACCCGTCGGCACTTCTTCGAGCGGTGCGGCGTCGGCCTCGGCTCGATGGCGCTGGGCTCGATGCTCGGCGGGAGTCCCGCACGAGGGGCCGGCCGGGACCGCTCGAATGACCCGCTCTCGCCCCGTCCCGGCCATTTCGCCCCGAGGGCGAAGCGGGTCATCTTCCTGTTCATGGCCGGCGGGCCGAGCCAGTTGGAGCTGTTCGACTACCGGCCGGAACTCCAGCGGCTGACCGACCAGCCAATCCCCCAGTCGTACCTCGAAGGCAAGCGGTTCGCCTTCATGGACACTTTCGCCAAGGAGCCGCCGAAGCTGCTCGGCACCCGCCGGAAGTTCGACCGGCACGGCGAGAGCGGCGCCTGGGTCTCCGAGTGCCTGCCGCACACGGCCAGGGTGGTCGACGACCTGACGTTCATCAAGTCGATGTGGACCGAGCCGGTCAACCACGCGCCGGCCAAGCTTTACTTCAACGCGGGCACCACCCAGTTCGGCCGGCCCAGCATGGGGTCCTGGGTGTCCTACGGCATCGGCAGCGAGGCCGACGACCTACCCGGCTTCGTCGTCCTCCAATCCGGCCCCCGGGGCCCCCGGGGCGGCTCGGTCCTCTGGGGCAGCGGCTTCCTGCCGAGCGCCTACCAGGGCGTCCCCTTCCGCAACGGCCCCGAGCCGATCCTCGACGTCTCCCGCCCCGACGACGTCTCCGAGGCCCACCAGCGTGCCGCCCTCGACGCGATCGGCGACCTCAACCGTCACCGGCTCGAGACCACCGGAGACCCGGAGATCGCCACCCGGATCGCCTCCTACGAGATGGCCTTCCGGATGCAGACCAGCGCCCCGGAGCTGATCGACCTGGCCGGCGAGTCGAAGGCCACCCTCAACCTCTACGGCGTCGAGCCCGGCACCCCCTCCTTCGCCGCCAACTGCTTGCTCGCCCGACGCCTGGTCGAACGGGGCACCCGGTTCGTCCAGCTCTACCACACGAACTGGGACCACCACGGCGGCCCGACTGAAAACCTCGCCGACTCGCTCGACACCGTCTGCCGGGACGTCGACCGGGCCGGTGCCGCGCTCGTCACCGACCTCAAGGCCCGAGGCTTGCTCGAGGACACCCTGGTCATCTGGGGGGGGGAATTCGGCCGCACGCCGATGGGCGAGGTCCGCGAGAACATCGGCCGCAACCACCACCCCGACGCCTTCACCATGTGGCTCGCCGGGGGCGGGGTCAAGCCGGGCCTCACCCTGGGCCAGACCGACGAGTTCGGCTTCTCGGGGGTCGAGGACCGCGTCCACGTGCACGACCTCCAGGCCACCATCCTCCACCTGCTCGGCCTCGACCACGAGCGCCTGACTTATCGCTTCCAGGGCCGAGACTTCCGCCTCACCGACGTCGGCGGCCGGGTCGTGGAGAAACTCCTCGCCTGA
- a CDS encoding PPC domain-containing protein, translating into MTHRTPASRLPMLAFVVAVALDPASRASADAPKVSSFFPGGAARGETVTVKAEGSFEPWPVLVSVDRPGVDFVPGEEAGTFEVTVSPDATPGPRWIRLHNDEGAASLRPFAVGTLPEVVEVEPNDANDQAQAIEAEPVVVNGRLQRSNDVDAFAVPLDPGQTLVASLQANRALGSPMDGVLQVATPDGFVLDHADDSPGLDPTIAFTAPSSGTYLVRVFAFPADPNSSIRFDGGDDHVYRLILTTGGLVEFAQPSAVPPGDEAPALSPIGWNLPDDPGPLLLGTVSPPGDGQTALAHHAMLPGSADVAVVPLPVATEPGLDAEPIPAPSILCGAIGEPGEVDDLPILAPADMPIRIRVPARSFGSPLDPVLRVLDSSGEELERSDDAGRSDRDPEVTVKAPADGLLRLQIRDLHGRGGPRFLYRVVAEEPAPDVSLSKGADHVELRPGTPLEVEVSVDRRGDFDRPITFEAEGLPPGVTLEPVVSEPKGDSSKKVKLRLSGPEAAPWSGPIRLLGRAEGDEAARPVQADRVGGPPTSELWLTVLPAE; encoded by the coding sequence ATGACGCACCGCACCCCCGCCTCCCGGCTCCCGATGCTGGCCTTCGTCGTCGCCGTCGCCCTCGACCCGGCCTCCCGGGCGTCGGCCGACGCGCCCAAGGTCTCCTCCTTTTTCCCCGGGGGGGCCGCTCGGGGCGAGACGGTCACGGTCAAGGCCGAGGGCTCCTTCGAGCCCTGGCCCGTCCTGGTCTCGGTCGATCGACCCGGCGTCGACTTCGTCCCGGGGGAGGAGGCCGGGACGTTCGAGGTCACCGTCTCCCCCGACGCCACCCCCGGCCCCCGCTGGATCCGCCTCCACAACGACGAGGGGGCCGCATCCCTCCGCCCGTTCGCCGTCGGCACCCTGCCCGAGGTCGTCGAGGTCGAGCCGAACGACGCGAACGACCAGGCCCAGGCCATCGAGGCGGAGCCCGTCGTGGTCAACGGCCGGTTGCAGCGATCCAATGACGTGGACGCGTTCGCCGTCCCGCTCGATCCCGGGCAGACGCTCGTCGCCTCCCTCCAGGCCAACCGGGCGCTCGGCTCGCCGATGGACGGCGTGCTCCAGGTCGCCACCCCCGACGGATTCGTGCTCGACCACGCCGACGACTCCCCCGGCCTCGACCCCACGATCGCGTTCACCGCCCCCTCGTCGGGGACCTACCTCGTCCGCGTCTTCGCCTTCCCCGCCGACCCCAACAGCTCGATCCGGTTCGACGGCGGCGACGACCACGTGTATCGACTCATCCTCACCACCGGCGGTCTCGTCGAGTTCGCCCAGCCCTCGGCCGTCCCCCCCGGCGACGAGGCCCCCGCCCTCTCCCCCATCGGTTGGAACCTGCCGGACGATCCGGGCCCGCTCCTTCTGGGGACGGTCTCGCCCCCCGGCGACGGGCAGACGGCCCTCGCCCACCATGCCATGCTGCCCGGCTCCGCCGACGTGGCGGTCGTCCCCCTACCGGTGGCCACCGAGCCCGGGCTCGACGCCGAACCCATCCCGGCCCCCTCGATCCTCTGCGGTGCGATCGGCGAGCCGGGCGAGGTCGACGACCTCCCGATCCTCGCCCCGGCCGACATGCCGATCCGGATCCGGGTCCCGGCCCGGTCCTTCGGCTCGCCGCTCGACCCGGTGCTCCGCGTCCTCGACTCCTCCGGCGAGGAGTTGGAACGGTCCGACGACGCCGGCAGGTCCGACCGCGACCCCGAGGTCACCGTCAAGGCCCCGGCCGACGGTCTCCTCCGCCTCCAGATCCGGGACCTCCACGGCCGGGGAGGCCCTCGATTCCTCTACCGGGTCGTGGCCGAGGAGCCTGCCCCCGACGTCTCCCTCTCCAAGGGCGCCGACCACGTCGAACTCCGGCCCGGCACTCCCCTGGAGGTCGAGGTCTCGGTCGATCGCCGGGGGGACTTCGACCGGCCGATCACCTTCGAAGCCGAGGGACTCCCCCCGGGGGTGACCCTGGAACCCGTCGTCTCGGAGCCCAAGGGCGACTCCTCCAAGAAGGTGAAGCTCCGGCTCTCGGGCCCCGAGGCCGCCCCCTGGTCCGGCCCGATCCGCCTGCTCGGCCGGGCCGAGGGGGACGAGGCGGCCCGGCCGGTGCAGGCCGATCGGGTGGGCGGCCCTCCGACCTCCGAACTCTGGCTCACCGTCCTGCCGGCCGAGTGA
- a CDS encoding DUF1501 domain-containing protein, whose translation MSRSRNCEGISRRDCLKLGLSTLIGGGLVDALRVRGQAASAVTSTTRPTSCILVWMDGGPSHYETFDPKPDAPAEIRGTYEPISTAIPGVQFSRHMTELAKIADRLAIVRSIQHNQGNHGAGNHYMMTGAPTRIPVGCGAFVSFHPSLGSVTAYERGPTGGLPPYFSIPRMSRSGGPNFLGAKYAPFEVPDDPNRDSFRVRDVSPPRDLDLGRFDHRRGLRAALDRLERIDHEAAGDPVRSLDEYYEQGYTLMGSQDAQRAFDIHSEPDSTRDLYGRSSFGQRCLLARRLVEAGVPFITLYEGGWDHHVELFDALDKKLPPFDRALAALILDLERRGLLDSTLVVALGEFGRTPKVNNRGGRDHWSNAMSVMFAGCGTPGGQVIGATDPRGYAANERILSPENFASTVYLKLGIDPDHMYYTPQGRPAHLVSDPNPIAELMG comes from the coding sequence ATGAGCCGATCGAGGAACTGCGAAGGGATCTCCCGCCGCGACTGCCTGAAGCTCGGCCTGTCCACGCTCATCGGCGGCGGCCTCGTGGATGCCCTCCGGGTCCGGGGCCAGGCCGCCTCCGCCGTCACCTCGACGACCCGCCCCACCAGCTGCATCCTCGTCTGGATGGATGGCGGCCCCTCCCACTACGAGACCTTCGACCCCAAGCCCGACGCCCCCGCCGAGATCCGGGGCACATACGAGCCCATCAGCACCGCCATCCCCGGCGTCCAATTCTCCCGGCACATGACCGAGCTGGCGAAGATCGCCGACCGGCTCGCCATCGTCCGCTCCATCCAGCACAACCAGGGGAATCACGGCGCCGGCAACCACTACATGATGACCGGCGCCCCCACCCGGATCCCCGTCGGCTGCGGCGCCTTCGTCAGCTTCCACCCCAGCCTCGGCTCGGTCACCGCGTATGAGCGCGGCCCGACCGGCGGCCTGCCGCCGTATTTCTCCATCCCCCGGATGTCCCGGTCCGGCGGGCCGAACTTCCTGGGCGCCAAGTACGCCCCCTTCGAGGTCCCCGACGACCCCAACCGGGACTCGTTCCGGGTCCGGGACGTCTCACCCCCCCGCGACCTCGACCTCGGCCGCTTCGACCACCGCCGGGGCCTCCGGGCGGCGCTCGACCGCCTCGAACGGATCGACCACGAGGCCGCCGGAGACCCCGTCCGCTCCCTCGACGAGTACTACGAGCAGGGCTACACCCTGATGGGCTCGCAGGACGCCCAGCGCGCCTTCGACATCCACTCCGAGCCCGACTCCACCCGGGACCTCTACGGCCGCTCCTCCTTCGGCCAGCGCTGCCTGCTCGCCCGCCGCCTCGTCGAGGCCGGCGTCCCCTTCATCACCCTGTATGAAGGCGGCTGGGACCACCACGTCGAGCTGTTCGACGCGCTCGACAAGAAGCTCCCCCCCTTCGACCGGGCCCTCGCCGCCCTGATCCTCGACCTCGAACGCCGGGGCCTGCTCGACTCCACCCTCGTCGTCGCCCTCGGCGAGTTCGGCCGGACCCCCAAGGTCAACAACCGGGGCGGGCGTGACCACTGGTCCAACGCCATGTCCGTCATGTTCGCCGGCTGCGGCACCCCCGGCGGCCAGGTCATCGGCGCGACCGACCCGAGGGGCTACGCCGCCAACGAACGCATCCTCTCCCCCGAGAACTTCGCCTCCACCGTCTACCTCAAGCTCGGCATCGACCCGGATCACATGTACTACACCCCCCAGGGTCGCCCGGCCCACCTGGTGAGCGACCCCAACCCGATCGCCGAGCTGATGGGCTGA
- a CDS encoding GTPase, with amino-acid sequence MERMSTGRVPSGRGPFFSLLTAESRGAIAVIRIWGDGAVAVADAAFRPNRGPSLAASPTGRPRVGRVGEGTGDEVVAVVVDGHDGHPEAEIQCHGGPAAVSLAVEAVVVAGAARRASESWLTRRAPTTIRAQAEYELGFAETGRSAMILLDQALGAFDDELDRLASRVISEPSRTADDLDVLIRRVGLGTRLVTGWRVALAGRPNVGKSRLLNALSGYGRAIVSPTPGTTRDVVTARTAIDGWPVELADTAGLRSTDDPIERGGVSLARARHVEADLVLLVLDLSEPLTEVDRALIAEHPSAILACNKADLTASWGPEAEWGASQIVSAERGEGLDDLLGRIARRLVPDPPPEGAAVPFRVGHARSLGRALGLLRGGRPEAAMRALLRLRGRGG; translated from the coding sequence ATGGAACGCATGAGCACGGGTCGCGTCCCATCGGGCCGCGGCCCCTTCTTCAGCCTGCTGACCGCCGAGTCCCGGGGCGCGATCGCCGTCATCCGGATCTGGGGAGACGGGGCGGTGGCGGTTGCCGATGCGGCCTTCCGCCCGAATCGGGGGCCGTCATTGGCGGCATCGCCGACGGGGAGGCCGAGGGTCGGCCGGGTGGGCGAGGGGACGGGAGACGAGGTGGTGGCCGTCGTCGTCGATGGCCATGATGGCCACCCCGAGGCCGAGATCCAGTGCCACGGCGGCCCGGCTGCGGTTTCGCTGGCCGTCGAGGCGGTGGTGGTCGCCGGGGCCGCCCGACGGGCGTCCGAATCGTGGCTCACCCGGAGGGCACCGACCACCATCCGGGCCCAGGCGGAATATGAACTCGGCTTCGCCGAGACGGGCCGGTCCGCCATGATCCTGCTGGACCAGGCCCTCGGGGCCTTCGATGACGAACTTGACCGCCTGGCGTCTCGCGTCATCTCCGAACCGTCGCGGACTGCAGACGACCTCGACGTGCTGATCCGGAGGGTGGGACTCGGCACCCGACTGGTGACCGGCTGGCGGGTCGCCCTGGCCGGTCGGCCGAACGTGGGCAAGAGTCGGCTCCTCAACGCCCTCTCCGGATATGGACGGGCCATCGTCTCGCCGACCCCCGGCACGACCCGGGACGTGGTGACGGCCCGGACCGCGATCGACGGGTGGCCCGTCGAGCTGGCCGACACGGCCGGCCTCAGGTCCACCGACGACCCGATCGAGCGGGGTGGCGTGTCCCTCGCCCGGGCCCGCCACGTCGAGGCCGACCTCGTGCTCCTCGTGCTCGACCTGTCCGAGCCGCTGACCGAGGTCGATCGGGCGCTGATCGCCGAACACCCCTCGGCGATCCTGGCCTGCAACAAGGCCGACCTGACGGCGTCATGGGGACCGGAGGCCGAGTGGGGGGCCTCGCAGATCGTCTCGGCCGAACGGGGCGAAGGGCTGGACGACTTGCTCGGCCGGATCGCCCGACGCCTGGTGCCCGACCCGCCCCCGGAGGGAGCCGCCGTTCCCTTCCGGGTCGGACACGCGAGGTCGCTCGGACGGGCGCTCGGGCTGCTCCGCGGGGGACGTCCCGAGGCGGCGATGCGTGCCCTCCTTCGGCTTCGAGGGAGAGGTGGCTGA